A genomic segment from Gracilinanus agilis isolate LMUSP501 chromosome 1, AgileGrace, whole genome shotgun sequence encodes:
- the C1QTNF3 gene encoding complement C1q tumor necrosis factor-related protein 3, with amino-acid sequence MENQSSTVMDKGPDSESGRCGFKSAVQSQIAFMASMATHFSNQNSGIIFSSVETNIGNFFDVMTGRFGAPVTGVYFFTFSMMKHEDVEEVYVYLMHNGNTVFSMYSYESKGKSDTSSNTAVLKLAKGDEVWLRMGNGALHGDHQRFSTFAGFLLFETK; translated from the exons ATGGAAAATCAGAGTAGCACAGTCATGGATAAAGGCCCAgattcagaatcaggaagatgtgggtttaAAAGTGCTGTACAGTCTCAG ATTGCCTTCATGGCATCCATGGCCACTCACTTCAGCAACCAAAACAGTGGGATAATCTTCAGCAGTGTTGAAACCAACATTGGAAACTTCTTTGATGTCATGACTGGGAGATTTGGGGCCCCAGTGACAG GGGTCTATTTCTTTACCTTCAGCATGATGAAGCACGAAGATGTAGAGGAAGTGTACGTGTACCTGATGCACAATGGCAATACGGTCTTCAGCATGTACAG CTATGAGTCAAAAGGAAAATCGGATACATCAAGCAATACCGCTGTGCTGAAACTGGCCAAGGGAGATGAGGTTTGGCTGCGGATGGGGAATGGAGCTCTGCATGGAGATCACCAACGCTTTTCCACCTTTGCAGGATTCCTGCTCTTTGAAAcaaagtaa